The DNA sequence CCGGACGGCGCCGACGGCCAACGGCAGCGTGAGGAAAATCAGGAGCGTCCAGTAGGGCAGGACGCCCAGTAATGCCAGGACGAGCGAAGAGACGTACACCGCCGCGACGATGACGGCGAAGGCGGCCCGCGAACGGCGGGCGCCCAGGCGGACGACCAGGGTGCGTTTCCCCACCGCGGCGTCGGCCTCGATGTCGGGAATCTGGTTCACCCAGATGACGCCCAGGATGAGAAAGGCGGCGGCGATGCCGGCGTAGAAGGCGCCGGAATCGAAGGTCCCGGCCTGGACGTAGTAGCCGCCCAGAACCGGGAGGAAGGCCACGTCCAGCGCCACGATGAACTCCCCCAGGCCGCGGTAGCCCAGCTTGAACGGCGGCGCCGCGTAGAAGAACCCGGTGACGAGGCCGAAAAGGCCCAGGTAGAGAATCCAGTTCCCCGGCGTCAGGAGCCAGAGGGCCGCGCCGATGCCACCCGCGATGAGGAAGCTCACCAGGGATACGAGGCCCACGGTGCGCCGACTGACCAGGCCGTCCTGGATGACCCGGGAGCCGCCGTTGAAGGGGGAATAATACCGGTTCGCCTCGTCGTTGCCCGACACCGAGTCGAAGAAATCGTTGGCGGTGTTCACGCCGGCGTTCAGGGCGGCGATGCCCGCCAGGGAGAGGAG is a window from the bacterium genome containing:
- the menA gene encoding 1,4-dihydroxy-2-naphthoate octaprenyltransferase: LLSLAGIAALNAGVNTANDFFDSVSGNDEANRYYSPFNGGSRVIQDGLVSRRTVGLVSLVSFLIAGGIGAALWLLTPGNWILYLGLFGLVTGFFYAAPPFKLGYRGLGEFIVALDVAFLPVLGGYYVQAGTFDSGAFYAGIAAAFLILGVIWVNQIPDIEADAAVGKRTLVVRLGARRSRAAFAVIVAAVYVSSLVLALLGVLPYWTLLIFLTLPLAVGAVRGVFSNYDQPRALVPAEGKTVQLQLAGNLVLSLGFALAVLIPL